The Aequorivita sublithincola DSM 14238 genome window below encodes:
- the greA gene encoding transcription elongation factor GreA, which translates to MSKVSYYTAEGLKKLREEVDQLRDVERPKASNAIAEARDKGDLSENAEYDAAKEAQGMLEMRIAKMEEILANARLIDESQLDLSKVLVHSTVKIKNQNNGMEMTYKLVAQSEADLKTGKISVDSPIGRGLLGKQKGEVAEIQVPNGVLKFDILEISRD; encoded by the coding sequence ATGAGTAAAGTATCTTATTATACTGCCGAAGGATTAAAAAAATTAAGAGAAGAAGTAGATCAACTTCGAGATGTGGAGCGTCCAAAAGCTTCCAATGCAATTGCCGAAGCACGCGATAAGGGCGATTTGAGTGAAAATGCCGAATATGATGCCGCCAAAGAGGCACAGGGAATGTTAGAAATGCGCATTGCAAAGATGGAAGAAATTCTAGCAAACGCCCGTTTGATAGATGAATCTCAACTGGATTTGAGCAAAGTTTTGGTACACTCTACCGTTAAAATCAAGAACCAAAATAACGGAATGGAAATGACCTATAAATTGGTGGCTCAAAGCGAAGCAGATCTTAAAACCGGAAAAATTTCCGTAGATTCCCCTATTGGAAGAGGACTTTTAGGCAAACAAAAAGGCGAAGTAGCCGAAATACAAGTGCCAAATGGAGTGCTTAAATTCGACATTTTAGAAATATCAAGAGATTAA
- a CDS encoding sensor histidine kinase, protein MLQKKTFSRWAFILASLLIVSLILWNTYIFFNQLKENERTKMEIWAVAQEELAQSLEGEGGAVSETALTIIRSNSTTPMILHTLKEDNYEGRNIDEAILNNDETLKNKISQFQSEYEPLEVKYNDQVLSVIYFGNSPLINKLKYYPAALILIIFLFILAVYLFYKTSKSAEQNRLWAGMAKETAHQIGTPLSSLVGWAELLKSENVNPEYIVEMEKDISRLETITDRFSKIGSIPKLEQHDLVEETKSTFYYLQKRSSKLINFELNVPEKPIYVQMNPQLFSWTIENLVKNGIDAMKGKGKITISIEKNSKLALVHIADTGKGLTKSEFRRIFTPGHTTKKRGWGLGLSLAKRIIEEYHNGKIRVLKSVPNQGTTMEIALKTES, encoded by the coding sequence ATGCTACAGAAAAAAACGTTCTCACGTTGGGCTTTTATTTTGGCTTCACTTTTAATTGTTAGTCTGATTTTATGGAATACATATATTTTCTTCAATCAATTGAAGGAAAATGAACGTACAAAAATGGAGATCTGGGCCGTTGCTCAAGAGGAATTAGCCCAAAGCCTTGAAGGCGAAGGAGGTGCGGTAAGCGAAACAGCACTTACAATTATTCGCAGTAATAGCACAACGCCAATGATTCTTCACACACTGAAAGAAGATAATTATGAAGGTAGGAATATTGATGAAGCAATTTTGAACAATGATGAAACCCTTAAAAATAAAATTTCACAATTTCAATCTGAATATGAACCCTTAGAAGTGAAGTATAATGACCAAGTACTTTCAGTAATTTACTTTGGCAACTCTCCATTAATTAACAAACTAAAATATTATCCAGCGGCACTTATCCTAATAATTTTCCTTTTCATTTTAGCTGTTTATCTCTTCTACAAAACCTCCAAATCTGCGGAACAAAACAGACTTTGGGCAGGAATGGCTAAGGAAACAGCACACCAGATTGGCACGCCGCTTTCGTCTTTAGTGGGTTGGGCAGAACTCTTAAAAAGTGAAAATGTGAACCCAGAATATATTGTTGAAATGGAGAAAGACATCAGCCGTTTGGAGACCATAACGGATCGTTTTTCGAAAATTGGTTCCATACCAAAATTGGAGCAGCACGATTTGGTTGAAGAAACAAAATCAACCTTCTACTACTTACAAAAGCGTTCGTCAAAACTCATAAATTTTGAACTTAATGTTCCTGAAAAACCAATTTATGTTCAAATGAACCCGCAGCTTTTCAGTTGGACGATTGAGAATTTGGTAAAAAACGGAATTGATGCAATGAAGGGAAAAGGGAAAATAACTATTTCGATTGAAAAGAATTCAAAACTTGCTTTGGTACATATTGCTGACACTGGAAAAGGACTGACAAAAAGTGAATTTAGAAGAATATTTACACCAGGACATACTACAAAAAAACGCGGCTGGGGCTTGGGGCTTTCATTAGCAAAGCGTATCATTGAAGAATACCATAACGGGAAAATTCGCGTTCTAAAAAGCGTTCCAAATCAAGGAACCACAATGGAAATTGCCTTAAAGACTGAAAGTTAA
- a CDS encoding HIT family protein, whose amino-acid sequence MASVFTKIIEGEIPCYKVAEDDNFIAFLDVNPNSKGHTLCVPKEEIDKIFDMGEHLYLQLMQFSRKVALALEKTVPCKRVGMAVVGLEVPHVHVHLIPLNEMDDMRFTKKVKLTSEEFQFLAEAISEKLKA is encoded by the coding sequence ATGGCATCAGTTTTCACAAAAATTATTGAAGGTGAAATTCCCTGTTACAAAGTAGCGGAGGACGATAATTTCATAGCTTTTTTAGATGTAAATCCAAACTCTAAAGGGCATACGCTCTGCGTTCCTAAAGAAGAAATTGACAAAATTTTCGATATGGGCGAACATCTTTATCTACAATTGATGCAGTTCTCCAGAAAGGTGGCTTTAGCACTAGAAAAAACTGTTCCCTGCAAACGTGTTGGGATGGCCGTAGTAGGCTTGGAAGTGCCTCACGTTCACGTTCATCTTATTCCGTTGAATGAAATGGACGATATGCGTTTCACCAAAAAAGTGAAATTGACTTCGGAAGAATTTCAGTTTTTAGCCGAAGCGATTTCCGAGAAACTTAAAGCGTAG
- a CDS encoding TonB-dependent receptor: MKKLLIFAVFSSLFITVSAQEIPQTKSQDTTKVESLDEVLVQAVRVEADSPITHSNLDKEELAKRNLGQDIPYMLNYLPSVVTTSDAGAGVGYTYIRVRGSDASRVNVTLNGIPYNDSESQGTFWVNLPDFTSSVQSLQLQRGVGTSTNGSGAFGASLNLLSDAISDEANGEISNSFGSYKTHKHNVKFSTGLLSNHFELAGRLSTIKSDGYIDRASSDLKSYFLQAAFVNRNTLIKALVFGGREETYQSWNGLEDPEKLENDRTYNPAGEYEDENGNIRFYDNEVDNYAQDHYQLLWNQRFNNNWSTNVSFNYTKGKGYFEQYKEDEKFKTYGFEPLIFGNDTINKTDLIRRRWLDNNFYAANANVNYKNNKIDFTGGAFYSYYTGDHFGEVIWAGYASNSEIRDRYYEGNGEKNEFTVFSKATYRIDENWSIFGDFQGRFLNYKTSGITSDLVPMNIDENYSFFNPKAGLTYKLNLSNQFYFSYGKAHREPSRNDYEQNIVTPEKLDDFELGFRFAKEKAKVNANVFYMNYKDQLVLSGELNDVGAGLRTSSGKSYRLGLEIDAEIQLLKNLRTLPNLALSTNKNVDFVNSRNGELVNLGNTNISFSPSVVAANMLEYSPIEKLQLGFLTKFVGEQFMGNIDSEVSKLDSYFINDLNIVYTLDGLPWIKEVVFSALVNNIFNVKYVSNGYFYTYDDDFSNPGTVTTVEGAGYYPQATINFLVGATIKF, translated from the coding sequence ATGAAAAAGTTATTGATTTTCGCAGTATTTTCTTCACTGTTTATCACGGTTTCTGCACAGGAAATTCCGCAGACAAAATCGCAGGACACTACAAAAGTTGAATCTTTAGACGAAGTTTTGGTGCAAGCCGTTCGCGTGGAGGCAGATTCGCCAATTACCCACTCAAATCTCGACAAAGAAGAACTTGCGAAGCGCAATCTTGGGCAGGATATTCCGTATATGCTTAACTATTTGCCGTCTGTAGTAACCACAAGCGATGCTGGGGCTGGCGTTGGTTATACTTACATTCGGGTTCGTGGAAGCGATGCTTCGCGTGTGAATGTTACGTTGAACGGAATTCCTTATAACGATTCTGAAAGTCAAGGAACGTTCTGGGTAAACTTGCCCGATTTTACTTCTTCAGTGCAAAGTTTGCAACTGCAACGTGGCGTGGGAACTTCAACTAATGGTTCGGGTGCTTTTGGCGCGAGTTTGAACTTGTTGAGTGATGCAATTTCAGATGAGGCGAATGGTGAGATTTCAAATTCCTTTGGAAGTTATAAAACACATAAACACAACGTTAAGTTCAGCACTGGCTTACTTTCCAATCATTTTGAATTAGCGGGAAGGTTGTCCACCATCAAATCTGATGGATATATTGACAGAGCCAGTTCCGACTTAAAATCCTACTTTCTGCAAGCGGCGTTTGTAAATAGAAATACCTTGATTAAAGCCTTGGTTTTCGGCGGAAGGGAAGAAACTTATCAATCTTGGAACGGTTTGGAGGATCCAGAAAAGCTTGAAAACGATAGAACTTATAATCCGGCCGGAGAATATGAAGATGAAAATGGAAACATTCGGTTTTATGATAATGAAGTGGATAATTATGCGCAAGATCATTATCAATTGCTTTGGAACCAGCGTTTTAATAATAATTGGAGTACGAATGTTTCTTTCAATTACACAAAAGGAAAGGGTTATTTTGAACAATACAAAGAAGATGAGAAATTTAAAACGTACGGTTTTGAGCCTTTAATATTTGGGAACGACACCATAAATAAAACAGATTTAATTCGTCGACGTTGGTTGGACAATAATTTTTATGCGGCAAATGCAAACGTGAATTATAAAAACAATAAAATAGATTTTACTGGAGGCGCCTTTTATAGTTATTACACTGGCGACCATTTTGGCGAAGTAATTTGGGCAGGTTACGCCAGTAATTCTGAAATCCGCGATCGCTATTACGAAGGAAATGGCGAGAAAAATGAATTCACAGTTTTTTCAAAAGCAACCTACAGAATTGATGAAAATTGGAGCATTTTCGGAGATTTCCAAGGGCGATTTTTAAATTATAAAACTTCGGGAATTACGTCAGATTTGGTGCCGATGAATATAGATGAAAATTATTCTTTTTTCAACCCGAAAGCTGGATTGACTTATAAATTGAATCTTTCAAATCAATTCTATTTCTCCTACGGAAAAGCACACCGCGAACCTTCACGAAATGATTATGAGCAGAATATAGTAACTCCTGAAAAACTGGATGATTTTGAACTTGGTTTTCGTTTTGCTAAGGAAAAAGCGAAGGTCAACGCTAATGTTTTTTATATGAATTACAAAGACCAATTAGTGCTTTCGGGCGAATTAAATGACGTTGGCGCAGGTTTACGAACCAGCAGCGGAAAAAGTTACCGTTTAGGATTGGAGATTGATGCCGAAATACAACTTTTGAAAAATCTTAGAACCCTTCCGAACCTAGCTTTAAGCACCAATAAAAATGTAGATTTCGTTAATTCTCGGAACGGTGAATTGGTAAATCTTGGCAATACCAATATTTCCTTTTCGCCTTCAGTGGTTGCAGCAAATATGTTGGAATATTCTCCGATAGAAAAATTGCAACTCGGATTTCTCACAAAATTTGTCGGGGAACAATTTATGGGAAATATTGATAGTGAAGTTTCAAAATTGGACAGTTACTTCATCAATGACCTAAATATTGTTTACACTTTGGACGGACTTCCTTGGATCAAGGAAGTGGTTTTTTCAGCTTTGGTGAACAATATTTTTAATGTAAAATATGTTTCCAATGGTTATTTTTATACATATGATGATGATTTTAGCAATCCGGGAACGGTTACTACTGTTGAGGGCGCAGGGTATTATCCGCAGGCTACAATTAACTTTTTGGTTGGGGCGACGATAAAATTTTAG